ATCGAGGAAGAATGAGACCCAACACTGGAGAGGACCCCAAGGTTTAAGGAAATAAGCCCAAGAGAAAGCCTGAAGCTCATCCCAGAAAACCCTGCATTTACTAatcttcttttctgtctctgagATAACGTAGATAACTTTGGGTTTATTACCCCAGCGGCAGAGAAGGAGGCACCAGCGATCCCCCACAGCAGAGGAAAATGTCTGTGTGGTTTTTATTAGCCTTGagaatgaattttatttaatatccatACACCAGATTTAGAGAGTCAATTTGGCTCTTCCTGTGTAAAAATTCTCTGGAGGGTGGCGGTGGTGATAATCTGATCGCAGAAGCTGAGAAGTAAGTGCATCTCAGGAAAGTGTTCCAACTGGAGCCAGGACGCTGtcttcagagaagaaaagagacatgGCCAACCCTGAGTTGGTGGAGAGCTCTTGGCACCAGAGGGGCTGCCCTCAGAAGTAGAGGCCTAGGGACCCTGGGACCCTACCAAGTCCTGTGACCAGAGTCACTCTCCAGGGACTTGCTAGAGGGTACAGTGTGGCCCTGGGGGTCCTCCAAGCTTCGAGAAAGACTGAGGTCTGTGACTTAGGAGCCTCTCTCAGGAATCCAGCAGAGTCGGAACTCTGTGTTGTAGAAAAACAGAGCAAAAGTCTTGGTCTGGGAGGAGCTCGCTGGGGAGGCCTAGGAGCAGAGGATGTTGGGAAAGTATTGGTACTGCGGGTTGTAGCTCCATAGGTTTCTCTTGAGGCAGTAGACGAGCTTCCGGTCACAGGCACAGAGCTGCACATGGCAGAAGGGCCCAGGCTCTGCAACAGGACACCAAGAGCAGAATGAGGGCGGGAAGAGCATGCTCCAGTCTCAGCAGAGACCCCATGGACCTCCTGCTCCAAGGAGCTTTCAGCCTGATGAAAGAGGCATGGCTCCTAAATCAGGGGAATAGAGAATCTGATGGAAGGGGCGCAGCTGCTGCTCAGGGTGAGGTTTCAGTTCAAGAGAcagttcctgccctcagggagttcCCAGTCTGATAGAGGAAGCACCTTCCTTCCTCTGGGGGACTCCCAGTCTGATAATGGAGGCAGCTGCTGCTCTGGAGGAACTCTCATTCTCACAGAGCAGAACCATCCCCAGACTTAGCCTTGAACTCAGAGGCCTTGGGCCTGAATCGTGCTGTGTGTACTGGCAGGCCTTCAAGCTTCTGTTTCCTGATGTCTAAAATGGAGGAGACTAAACCTACTCTATAGGTATATTTGGGGGGAATCAAGGAAAAGGAAGCATGTCAAGCATTTGCACCCGGTGGATGCTAAGATGTTTCAGCCCTACCCTGGGGGACTGATATAGCCGCAGTAATCCTGCTCCTCTCATCCCAGTTCTGTACCCAACCCCTCCTCCCTCAACAAGATACAGGCTGGCTGTCCTCTAGGGCAGCTGAACTTAAAGTCTGGTGCTCTTCCAATGGCCTGAACGGGAAGCCCCAGCCTTACCGCAGGTGACCAGGCCCCATGCGAATCTGTATTTGTAGGACTGTGTCCGAATATTGCAGCCCTTCTCCTCCAGCCGCCCATAGCAGTGGTCATGCACCCAACAGCACCTGTCCATGCAAGAGACTTAGATCCCAAGTGGGAGGGATGCCCTCCTGACCCCCATCCCTAATAGAAGCAAAAATTCAACCATGTCACTTTAGCAGAGGCCACCTTGGTGGACGCGATGTGGCAGAGAGGATCTTGTAGTGTGACTGAGTAATTTTCTGTTCCTCATTTCCAGCCAGCAGGTCATGGACCCTCGTTTTCCTCCTGGTCTCGTGATTAGACTacattttccagcctcccttgcaggtAGGTGTGGCCACATGACTTGGTCCCAGCCAGGTGAGGTAGGTGGAATTAATGCACTCCACCTCCAGACCTGCCCAGACAAACCTCCCACACTTTACTCCACTGTCCCTCTGCCTCCATCCTTTGGCTGGATGGAGATGACCCAGCGTTCTGAGGATTCCGAGGCCATAGGTGATGGCAGAACTACAAGATGGGAGGAGCCAACGTGTGATTCATACTGAACTGTTATGTGAGCCAGAAATAAACTTCTCATATCACAGGTCCCGCATCTGTGGATCAACCAATATGGATGGAAAATGTAAGCAGGCCTAATTTCTTGTGTCTGTACTAAACGTGTAcatacttttttcttgtcattattcccaaACAATACAACAACAACTtccatagcatttacattgtatcagCTATGACAAGTagtctagaaatgatttaaagtatatgatcacagccgggcgcagtagctcacgcctataatctcagcagtttggaaggccaaggcaggtagactgctaaagtccaggagtttgagaccagcctgggcaacatggtgaaaccctgtctctacttaaaaatatacaaaaaatcagccaggcatggtggcacgcgcctgtagtcccagctactcaggaggctgaggtgggagaatcacctgagcacagaaggtcgaggatgcagtgagctgagatcgcaccattgcactccagcctgggtaaccactgagaccctgtctcaaagaaaaaaaaaaaaaagcttggggGGATACAATcacataggttatatgcaaatactatgccattttatatcagggactagagcatctgcagattttggtatccacggGGATGGATCCTGGAACCAGTCCACGGGATGACTGTATGTTAGGTGTAGCAGACTGCATATAAAAGGTTTTCttggtttacagaaaaattgagatcTTACAGAGGAAACACCTAGTTCCTCCTATTACTAACATCTTATATTAGTATGATACCCTTGTTAGAATTagtgaaccaatattgatacattattaatgAAAATTATTCACTAAATAATAGTACATCATTATTATCTTactaattgtaaaaaaaaaaaaaaaaaaaaaagccgtaaTCAGAGTTCCCTAGTTTTTAACCTAATGTCGtttttctgtcccaggatcccaCTGGGGATGCCATGTTACATTTCATTGTcttgtccttctttttttttttttttttttttgagatggagttttgctctcattgcccaggctggagtgcaatggcatgatctcagctcactaccgcaacctctgcttcccaggttcaagcaattctcctgcctcagccgtctgagtagctgggattacaggcatgcgccaccatgcccagataattttgtaaattttaagtagagatggggtttttccacattggtcaggctggtcttgaacttctgacctcaggtgatcaggtgatccacccctctcggcctcccaaagtgctgggattacaggcatgagccatcgtgtctGGCCCATTGTCTTGTCTCTTTAGGCCCCTCTTGTTTGTGGCAGTTCCTCacactttccttgtttttgactGTTTTGAGGGGTACTGGTTAGATATTTTATAAGATGCCCACTATTGGGATTTGTCTGATATTCTTTTTTCTCATAAGACTGGAGTTTGGGGTTATTTTGTTGCTAAATTGTTCCAGTGTACACTGGGGGCTCTTTCAGTCGGCACAGGTGCCCCTTGTCACATCCCCATCAATGTGGgctttcattttgtttgtgtttatttaagcacttccttactttttgGCACTAAAAGAAGTTCCAGgttcatcttgtatatttcctgcctTGGTCCTAGAA
This DNA window, taken from Macaca mulatta isolate MMU2019108-1 chromosome 1, T2T-MMU8v2.0, whole genome shotgun sequence, encodes the following:
- the PLA2G5 gene encoding phospholipase A2 group V isoform X1; the protein is MKGFLPLAWFLACSVPAVQGGLLDLKSMIEKVTGKNALTNYGFYGCYCGWGGRGTPKDGTDRCCWVHDHCYGRLEEKGCNIRTQSYKYRFAWGLVTCEPGPFCHVQLCACDRKLVYCLKRNLWSYNPQYQYFPNILCS
- the PLA2G5 gene encoding phospholipase A2 group V isoform X3, producing the protein MIEKVTGKNALTNYGFYGCYCGWGGRGTPKDGTDRCCWVHDHCYGRLEEKGCNIRTQSYKYRFAWGLVTCEPGPFCHVQLCACDRKLVYCLKRNLWSYNPQYQYFPNILCS